A segment of the Mercurialis annua linkage group LG4, ddMerAnnu1.2, whole genome shotgun sequence genome:
ttttgttaattaactCTTTTGGATTAGTtgaataacaataaaaattgaatgaacaattaaaatattaatgaaaaCAAGAGCAAAGAAtgacattgttttttttttaaaagaacgcATGTGTAAATTTGGCTATATATGAAGGatataagaataatttttttcttttattttaatttaactgGGTAAGAGCATTTTAAATagtgctctttattttaaagagcataTTTAGTAATAAAGAGGATCTTTAATAAAAAgagtaatatatttaaatttgttccaATAGATTCTTTAATATGAActctttattttacttttatttttataaataatatttcaaaataaaaaatattaaaaatattagtttatttatttagtttttaaattcaaaaatacaaatactacatttcaaatgaaaaataaccaatttattattttaaaatttgaaagtttgttttttaaaaaataaaataaaataaagtaaaaagtGAAAGTGGCTCTGCACAtgtagagagccattttcactctcttctctaaatttaaattttagaaagtCAAATGAACTTTAATTCATTaataaaactctttaaattaaagagttggTCAATTTTAAAGGGCCCATTGCAGATActctaataaataattaaaattattgatgaAATATCTTTCCTAAGTccacaatatttaatttttaatacaataagtctaaatttagtttcttttaatttttttaaatcaaatattttaacttttattaatttattaaaattcaacctcttattataatttttttttccaattgataaaatttattttcaaattcaatgTCGATCTCACTAGCATGAGTAACATAAAAATCATTTACTATttcaaattgtgatttttttaatacaatACAGACATattagaaaatagaaaatatacaTGTTTTTAAGTGAGTTAAAGCAAACAGATTAAAAAGATTAAGTAAaaggattaattacatataaaatcaccacctttacacgaattttcaaaaataacacgacctttaaaacgtgtcaattcagggcatcacctttcatttcttttcaaaaacaacatggacacgtttttggataaaattttgctgacttggacacccaataGGAGtaccacgtgtcatgccacgtcagcaaaaatgccactaaaattGTGTccatattgtttttgaaaagaaataaaagatggtgccctgaattgccatgttttaaaggtcgtgttatttttataatttcgtGTAAACTTTTGGATAGATAAAAACCAATAACGAATGTTGGcctaataaaaaatagaaattatatatacataattaattatttaataacctTAATGAATGTTGTTTGGCAGTATGGGTTGGACAAATCTTGTGACATTTGCACATAGGTGGATATCATTACCTAGCAATTTATAAGAGTACAAGCTCAAGTATCTCTACTTCCACATTGCAGAAATATAAAACaggaaaaaaacaaattttgaaaGGGAAGAAAATTATTGATACTAGTCACTTTGAGGTAAGACATAATAGTATACTTTTTTATTctgaattgataaaaaaatactcctgcaataatattttatattataaaacatgttccttttaagttaatataaacaaatttctattaaacttatttttataaattaatatatgacGATAATTATTTTGAAGTTATACGCAACGGAAAGAAacttaaattaatgaaaaatcatTAAACAGcaacaaaatatataaacaatcaaataaaaataagatatacGTCTTCTAATCTGTGGACGAAATACCGAGTCGTCCACACAAAACAAGAAATTAGAAGAGAATAGTTAGGATCTCTCTAACGCTAAATTCAATCACCACAAACAATTTATTCACTTAACAAGACAAATAAACTCAAAAAATGCTAGATACAATTACTATATATGTCTTGCACATTCTTAAAATCCTAAAAGTTAATAGCATGAATAGTTATAGAATTACAAAAATCCCCAAAATATACATGTTTACAAATCACCACTGGCTGCACCATTGCCTTGGTGCTGCTCACAATGTCACCATGGTCGTGGTCTAGACCGCGGTGTTACCATGGCCTTCACCATAGCAATGGTCTAGGCCAGGATGGTGCCACATCCACTATCAGGGTGTTCTATAAAGGTGCTACTTCACAGTGGCTTGCACCACGGTCCTAGTTCTCTCCATGGTCATATCGCAAACTTGAATTTGCATTAGGCTTaacccatatagaggtccctgtactttacacattttatttcgtaggtccttatacttcattttggtattatttggtccctctacttacctatttttgatttttagatcctttatgagttttttccggtccttttgtgtgactggagaaaataaaaattgtaagtagaaggacttaagaaaacaaaaattgtaagtagagggactgaaaaaaactcacaaagggcctgaaaatcaaaaataggtaagtagagggactagataatacaaaaatgaagtataaggacatatagaaaaaaaagtgtaaaatacaGGGACCTTTATATGGGTTTGGCCTTTGCATTACGAATTATTGGCATCATCTTAACAATTTCCACATTAATCTAAGTCTTTTGTATCACAAACAAATATTAGAATGACAATTATTTCACCTTCTCCACTTTGCACCTAACCGAGCTACTACAACTTTATTGTCAACTTTTGCATAAGTTAAAAACCAATAACGATCGGCACATATGTAATATGAGCAACTTGAATCTGCATATTAGTGATCCTAATATTCTGGTTTGCTTTGTCCGAGACTTTTTCAGTAACaaattattcttaaaaaaagtattttataaattaattagttttttcttggaaaagaataaaaatgtataatatTGTCAAAAGTTAAATGAAATGTTGGGCCTAAAAGCAAAGAACGAATGTTCATTCAATGGGGCCTGTATGAACGAGTGTTGGTTCAATtggaaaataaacaaaacaaatgggCCTTCCAAGTATAATAGTAGCAGAATTTGGAGGACTTAAATGGCATTTTACCCTTTCAAATTTCAAGTCATGGTTAATCAGTACAAATTTCAActttgtatttaatttattgcataaacttattattattttttatcattttgtcCCACTTTTGTACCAAACCCAACGCGTAATGTTGGAAAAATACTAATGTAAACCTAATTCGCCAAATAATAAGCACGTAGATTCTATTCTTTTTTTTGAATAAGAAAGGATGTTATTAACTCAAATCGAAAGCAATTACAGACGTAAGATACTTAGGGAAGTTCGAAAAccactcctgatgacctgaCAAGGAACGGGCGTTTTGCGCAAGAATATGCGCAGTCTGATTCGCATATCgccttacaaaaacaaaatcaatgttACTAAACTGCTTCGCTAAAATAGAACAATCCTCGACTAACAAGTCGGAATCATTCGACAAAGGATTTCTAATATCTAAAATAACATCCACAGCATCCGACTCGATAGTCACATTATCGAAGCCTTTAATCCAACTTAACGCCTCTCGGATTCCCATTATTTCTGCCAGTCTAGGAGAAAAAGAACCTGGAATGCTGAGATGTCTTGCTTGAACCAACAAACCTTTGCAATCTCGAACAACGATGCCGATACCGATCTTCTCCATACCAGAAAAAATGGCAGCGTCAACATTAACCTTCCATCTTCCCAATTCTGGAGCTGACCATCTGAGAAGACCGTCCGTGGCGGCAGCATGCTGATCCCGACGATGAGGCAAAGCTGAATGAGCTACTAACCAGGCAGCCAAGTGATTGCTTGCTGAATCCAATACCTTCTCCACCGAGTCCCCTTTACTATGCCAAacaatattatttctgtttctcCAAAGGAACCAACAGATCATACCAGCGAGAGCACCATCAGCCGTAGATAATCTCATCAGTAACTCCTCACACCAGCTTGGAAAATCAGAAAAGATGCCCCCAGAAATAACCAAACCAGACCTGGCCCAGACTTCTACTGCAAATGGACAAGTGATCATTAAGTGTGCAGCTGATTCAGGCCCTGAACTACACAGCGGGCAGTCTGAATTAATGAAAACACGACGGCCAGCTAAAGAGTCTGCAGTGGGCAGATACCTGGAACAGCTTCTGCAAAGGAAATTTCTAACGTGAAGCGGAATGTTCAAACTCCAAATTTTCCTCCTAATGGCAGGCGGGGAGTAGGTGATGTTATTACAAAGAGCACGATAACAGCTTTTTACCGAGAAGCCTCCTTTAGATTCAAACAACCATGACCATCTATCACTCACATCTAGATAACTAACCGGAACCCGTAAAATAAGAGAGACAGTTGTGCTATCAAACATGTCCCGAAGTAAATCCATGTCCCAAGTATTACCATCAACCTCTAGCAATTGGTTAACAGTAGCATTGGACAACCCCGGCGGAGCCACTCCACTAATCTCGCTATAGTCGACATCATTCAACCAAGGATCTCCCCATATCCGAGTATTCTCCCCATTTCCAATCCTAACACGCACACCTTTCTGCATCACATTTTGAGACTCGAAAATGCTCCTCCAAACATAACTAGAGTTCGAACCAAGCTTAGCATCTAGAAAAGAAGAGTTTGGAAAATACCAAGCTTTAAATATTCTAACCATGAGATTATTTTCCACATTAACCATTCTCCAAGCTTGTCTAGCCAACATAGCAATATTAAACTCCCTAACTCGCTTAAAACCCATACCTCCAAACTTTTTTGGAATGCAAAGTTTATCCCATCTAGCCCAATTTATCCCTTTTTTTGTTTCTTGGTTTCTACCCCACCAAAAACGAGTTCATCATCCTCTCTAACTCTTCACACAATCTATTAGGGATTAAGAAAACATTCATTACATAATTAGGCATAGATTGAGCAACGGTTTTGATTAAAATCTCTTTGCCACCTCGAGAAAGAAATTTCGTATTCCACCCTTTTACTTTTCTCCACACTCTGTCCTTAATGAAGCCAAAAATTTCAGATTTATTCCTACCCACTAAGCTTGGAAGACCCAAGTAGTGATTTGTTCCCTCTGCACAACCCACCTGCATACCAATACAAATACCATTTCTAATATCTGCTCCCACGTTATGGCTAAGTAGAAAGTTTGATTTGTCCAAATTAATCATTTGACTAGAAAAGCGCTCATACCGACTTAAAATCTCTTTTATAACCAGCATTTCCTCAATAGAAGCtcggaaaaaaaagaaaacaatcaTCGGCAAAAAATAAGTGACTAACCTCCGGAGCACCACGACAAATAGAAACCCCGTGTAAACGACCACCTTGTTCCGCTTGAGATAAGAGAGAACTCAATCCTTCCgcgcaaataataaataagtaaGGCGATAACGGGTCACCTTGCCTCAAACCACGCTCTGGAATAATCGCCTCGTCCAAAGCTTCACCGCCAATGCTTGTATATCTCACAGTAGAAATACAACACATAACTAAATTCACCCAATGGTCATTAAACCCAAGCTTTAGAAGCATGAATTCGATAAATTTCCAGCGGACTCTGTCGAAAGCCTTACTCATGTCTATTTTAAGTGCAGCCACCCCATTTTTTCCTCTACGTTTTTTTTTCAAGTAATGCCCTATTTCAAAGGCAATGAGAAAGTTGTCTGTAATCAAGCGATTCTCAACAAAAGCGCTTTGATTTTCTGAAATAAGAATAGGCATTAATTTTTTCATGCGATTTTCCATTACTTTagctataattttataaaccaCGTTACAAAGAGAGATAGGCCTGTAATCGGAAATAAActcactatttttttttttggaattaaaACAACAGATGTGTCATTTAAACCTTCACACAAGGTAccattaacaaaaaaatcacaatagattttagtaatttcagctCCCACTACCCTCCAGTAACTCTTAAAAAAACCCGGGTTAAACCCATCCGGTCCCGGAGATTTGTCGTTATGCATGCTAAACGTTGCTCGCCTTACTTCCTCACTTAACACAGGACCGTTAAGAATATCATTATGAACTGAGTCGAGTTTGGGCAACAAGTCAAAATCAATAGCAGCTGAGTTATCGTTTTCGGAGAAAAGATTGGTGAAATACTtagttgaaatatttttaatctcTTCCACAGAATTCTTCCAAGAACCAATGTCGTCTTTTAGCTTTTCAATtcgattgattttttttctacgAGGAAGCGGAGTTGTGAAAATACCGGGTGTTCGCGTCTCCGCTTGCGAGCCAGAAACATTTAGACCTTTGTTTCCAGTAAACTTCTTCATCTGCTAACAAATTCTGGAAATCAAGAACAGCAGCGTTGTAAAGGTCACGCCCTACACTTCACGCCTATCTTGAAGGGATTCTAAGCTTTTTCTTTTCTGGGCAATAATCTTTCTATAATTATTCCCTTGCTTCCCACTCCAAGGCTTTCTTCACACCATCTAATCTATTAACCACGTCAGAACCATTAGCTGCCCTCCAACTGTCTAAAACAACCTGTTCACAATCCTTTTTCACAATCCACACATTGCTAAAACGAAAGACATGCTTCTTTTTTGATTTCCTCCAACTAAACAAGTGCATAATAACTGGaagatgatctgaagaagaagaTTCAAGATTGTGTGCAGTGGCTTTTGAAAACAAAGTAATCCAAGCTTCCGAAAACATAAATCTGTCAAGTTTTTCCTCCACTCTATCTCGATCTCCACGGCCCCCCGACCAAGTAAATTTATACCCCGAAACTTCTAACTCACGAATCCCACTATCAAAAACAACTTGTTTGAAGCCATTAATTAACCAACTAGGGTGAGGAGGACCACCCCTTTTCTCGTCGTTAGAGAGAATATCGTTAAAATCCCCCGCTAAACACCAAGGGAGAGAGCTCGCCATACTAAGCGACCGAATAACCTCCCAAGAATCTCTTCTCTTTGATTTGTCCGCTATACCGTAGAAGCCAGTAAAATGCCACAATGAACCATCAACATTAGTAACCTCCACATCAATATAGTTTGCACACGAGTCAGTAACCGAAACATTAAAAGAGCACTTCCAGAACAAAGCCAGACCCATTTCCTACCCACACAATCCACCGAAGACATCTTATCGAAACCCAAAGCTAATTTCAAAGCTTGGATTCTAGCAGAAgtaacaaaagtttcacaaagaAAAAGAATAGAAGGGTTATTATTTTTGACCAGATCACGAAGAAATCTGATTGTGCGTGGGTTGGCCAAACCACGGCAATTCCAAACCATGCAACTCATTGCTTCTGGCAGGCCCCTTTAATAAGGCCCACCGGTCTGTTACTACTTGGGTCGATAATCATATCCATAGATTGAAAACTCGGCCCATCCACCTTACTGCTCTCCAGCTCCGAACTAGTGAGTTTCCTCTTGGGGTCACTTGCCACATCATCGTTTTGAGATTTAGAAATACTCTGATTTTTAGCAATAGATCCTGCCAACCTTCTAGATTCAGCAGATCCCGTATCTGAGCTTTCACCCAACGCTATCTCCTTaccaaattcaaaatttgaTTGCAGATTTTTCAACCTTGTAGATTTGGCAGTAACCAACTTTTCAGCCACGTTTTCATTCAAATTTGCCATGTCACCTTCATCATCTACCTCCTGAACCCTAATCGGGCTTGTTGAACGCAACCACTTCTCGCCAACTTTCACCACTGTCTTCTTCATGTTGTACCTCATGCAAGACCCGTATGGTAACGACTCTTTAGGAACAGGATTATCAAAGTATTCTGAACAGAAATTCTCGGAATGTCCCATAATATCACAGTAGAAACAAAACATTAGGACTCGTTCGTATTGAAAATTTACCCAATTCCAGTCCTTCGCACTCTATTTAAATTTCATTCTCCTCTTGAGGGGCAGTCTAACATCAATATGAACTCTAATTCTCATGGATTTCCCTTCTACCTCTACATTGTTCTTAGAGTCATGCTTCACAAAGCCACCCAAGAAGTTACCAATTATCCTCCCCAACCTTTTTAGTACAAAATTCAAAGGGTATATCAAATATATGTACCCATAGTTCAGTATTCCATAGTTCCACATCTCCTGGATTTTCCCCAACAATCAGCTTTCTGCATATGAACAGATGATATTCAAAAGTCCATGGCCCACCGTCAATCTCCCTCCTCATATCCATTTCATGAAAGAATTGAAATAAGAACAAATTTTGTCTAACCTCCGAGATACAAACACCTCTAACCGGTTTCCAGACTGCTGCCAATACCTGTTTCATGGCTTCACAATTAACCACTTTGTCTGTTAGAAATCGCCAAACTAGACACCATTTGAACCTCTCATCAGACTCACCTTCAATACTTCCTGAGAAATCCATACCTCCCATTTCCTCTTCCATAACAGACATACGCCCTTCCATATCGATAAAATTACTACTCCCCGCCATAGCCAAACCAAATAAGaaatagagaaagaagaagaaaatagagaatgaagaagaaaaatagaagAGAAAAGGGGCTGCAAAAAATAGAAGTGCACACAACATAATATGCGAAATATGAGAGATGATTGGTTGAAAAGATCACCAATAAGAAGATTGACAGACCCCTCTGAATAagagaaaaaaggaaaagaatgatAGGGTTAAAAGAGATTTGCAGAAGAGAACAGGTCCCACTTGTCGCTAAGCACAAGACAAACTGAACAACTTGTCGCTTTTTCAGAGCACAAGACAAAAATTCTTCAGTTGCACGTAGATTCTATTAGGTACCGATTTATATTGCATAAATTTATATGTTGTATTCAATTaacactaaaataaaattttgttttacaaTTTACTCTTTCAATTTGTCAGCTTTTATTAATTAGATCATATTATTATTGATGcctattaataaaaataaagttcaatttcaaccctaaatctatttttagtattttttgagatgatctatttttaatattaattagcctaaaattaaataaaaataaaaaattacaataaaaaattatagtaacTTTTAAGAATCTAATAAAactaaatattcaatttttgtgtatttataaaataacttttcCTTATATAAAAAGTCACTTAcgaataattataaattattgatattttataaataattagggACGGTGCCTGGTTATCAGTGCCAATAGCAGTAACACActgaattattttttgaaattaacacACTGATTTTAGAATCTCTGcagaataattataaaaaaatttaatttatttgaaaataattgctattaggcctaatcactcaaaaccaCCTCCACTTTAATCCTTTTTCCAATTATATCCTGACATAAAAATTTccccaattttaccctaatttgcccttttgtatttcaattgtaccccaaattaaatttttttgacaatttgattattttaaggatgaaaaagtttaaacaactaaataaaaggataatattatatatttttttctatttgaaaaagtataaaaaagttaatctttaaaatcattcaaataaattttaaataaatatttatatatttttaaattttattaaaaacttaattaaataaaaaccgCTTCCAAACCATTCACCATACTACGCCGaatttttttccgatttaaatttttccaAAACGCCGCTTTTTCGCACTCCGAGACAAACCCAGATCTTGGTTCGTTTTTCCGAGATGACTGAGgtgtgttttattaatttttaatttaataaattttgaaaatgcgTTTAAAGAGCGGAGGTggattttatgaaataatatatatttatgttaaattaaattaaatatttattattgtttttaaaattgattttaaaattgattttgttttgtgtaAAGgatttttttacggttttttattttacaaaattattgataattaagagtaatacaattattattatttattgaatttagtGAAAAATGAGGTTTTTTTGtattataaataacattatgatctaattaaaaaataggTTTAAAATAAAGATTTATTTTAGACTTTTATCCAagtaaaaagagatcaatttaatattttggagtacaattgaaacacaaaaggGTAAATTAGGATAAAACTGAAGAAATTCATACGGCAGGATATAATTGCAAAAGGGACTAAAGTTgtggggtttttgagtgattaggtcagctattatttattcaaatacatttttatttaatgaattgATTATAACAAATGTATGATAAGGGACTgcatgttttttatttaatgttggactaatatatataaaattaaatcatttttaattattctataattatttgataactaatatttaattatttaattattattcttatttgataaataattacatttaattatttttgaagatattatgctaattttaataattattagtttgttaaacttttaaaaataaaatatgtattaattaatcataaaattaaaatttatgctAATTGACCATCATTTACAAGTTGAAGAGGCAAATTATCTGTTTGGGAGTAAACAACATGTGctggtaagcggcttggtatcttaaacaaggtctcgggttcgagtcttctgaatgcagaaaattcccactggcagactcacccaccatgccaggtgcgcgacacgggtcggatctggattagtcagggcgaagccgtGGAAACCGGACGGgctaacaaaaaaaaacatgttcATGTACTAAATTAACTACATATATAACGGGATATTTCGGTtttactccaaaaataaaatatttgcacattttaCATCAACATGGAAAAGTTGCAGAAAATacctcatgttttttttttcagatttatgtttttactctgggtttaaaaatatttatgattttactccgttatcatctagttatcataaatccttctgtaattatatttttgcgtacgttatcatccaattattatagccttatcatacttcattatcatctagttatcttactgcagtgttatgataactatatgataatatactgatactaatatgataatcagacactgttttaTCATAGcataatcataaatattatcataacattatcatcttgttaccataaatattatcatctcggtatcatatgataatgttatgataacgatatatgataatattatgataacgatatgataatacatgataatacagtgatactcatatgataatcagaggctgtttttttataaaaaatttattttttctgcagtgttatgataatgtgatgataatgcagtgatatcCATATGATAATCAAAGGCTGTTTTATTTGCGCAAAATcgttttttgaaaagaaaattgtttttttcatcataaaatcatttttcatgcaaatttttagatctaaaattgaaaaaaatcaaagagtaaattatttagatttgaaagttaacataaatcgtattaatcaccacgaattaagaaaaaaaattctaaaattaaatatgaaacgAATAGAGAGCGACAATAGAATGATGGTGGAGCGGCGGCAAACTGATGGCGGAGcgacgaagaagaagagaacaaaaatgaaaaagaaaagaagaagaagaaaagaaaaaaaaaagaagaaaaaaaatggctgGAAAAcaaacagagaagaagaagagaaagaagaaaaaaaaagaaagagagagaaaaagtgaCAATTGTCACTAGAAAAAATatagttagagtaaaataataataaaaattaaatataattataatataaatatgtgttagagtaaaaaaaataaaaaaataaatagatgaagtattttctttatatttttattgagttagaaaattaaattatttttaaaaatagaatatttattctgattttttctaattaaaatctGCACAAATTGTCATTAAGTCAAATTAGGAGAGTTGCTCAGATTAATGGAATAAAACTTGATGATTTTGCATTAATTTCCAATAACATTAAATACATTTGCATTAACTCGCAACAACCCAACAATTTCCTTTTATCTGATCGTTTCTTTGGGTTTGAAGTGTCAATATCCTCTCATCTTCTTTTTCTTGGTAGCCCAGCCGGTTTCGAAAGCTCCGTCCTGACTAATTCGAATTCTATCCGCGCCGCCTATCTGATATGGTGGGCGAGTCTGctagtgggaattttctgcattcataAAACTCGAATCCGAAACCTTACTTAAACAATACCAAAACCGCTTACCACCTGAATAAACCTCATTAGTAACACCCTCTCATCTTCAATAATACATgtctcttttattttcttttttccttaAGAAGTTATAAACAAGCCGTTACCTACCATTTATTAGTTGACGTTAATCACAAGTTAGTCTTTTGCTTTTAGTTTTGCCAGTCGCCCCTCCACGTATAAGATTGTTATATACGTATATTATAAGTATATTGTTGTGGACTATCAATTGCTATTCTTTGAccagaaaataattaaatttagcaGAACGTCGGTGATCCATTCTTCACGGCTTTAGTCAATTATGTGTTACAAAATGTctgttttctttaatttaattcattgacatttaatagtttaatttcATACATTTTCTAGTATATAAATTACCTGAAACACATTCATCATTTAACTTCTAATTTAGCTGATTCAACCCAAAACGAAAAAGAAGAACATGGCTGGCTCTTCCTTGCAAGCTCTAATTGCTAAAAGGtaactaaaaatatttcattcaaTTTTCTAAATATCGTTTGTGATACATCAGAATTAACGCGAACCGACTTGCAAGGAAATTTTTTGAgttatatgtttttaatatagTATGTTTTAATAGTTCGTATTCAAAATTGagaatatttatgaaaaaaatttgttttgcttaatttttgattttggtattttctgttttgatttTACTACAGATTAGAGGGCAGGGTAGCCTTAATAACAGGAGGAGCTGCCGGAATCGGCGAAACCACCGCACGACTATTCGCCAAACATGGTGCTAAGGTCGTGATTGCCGATATCAATTCCAAATTAGGTCAATCCGTAGCTTCACAAATACAGTCCGAGTTCAAACAACCAGTCAGCTACGTTAACTGCGATGTTACGAACGAAACCGACGTCGAAAACGCAGTCAACACAGCCGTTTCATTACACGGAAAACTCGACATAATGTTCAACAACGCAGGCATCGCTAGTCGCGACAAAAGAATAGAATCCGTCGATGGGGATACCTTCCGTCGAGTGATGGACATAAACGTCTACGGCGGATTCTTGGGAGCCAAACACGCATCAAGAGTAATGATTCCTGAAAAGAAAGGGTGTATTCTGTTCTCTGCAAGCGCTGCTTCATTAATGAGCGGCGGACCGTACGCTTATACAGCTTCGAAACATGCGGTCGTAGGGCTAACGAAGAATCTAGCGGTCGAATTGGGAAAGTTTGGTATACGAGTTAATTGTATTTCAACTATTTTTGTGCCAACTCCTTTGGCAATTAATGGAATGAATCTGAAAGCTGAGCAAGTTCAGGCAGTGTCTTCGAGTATAGCTTGTCTGAAAGAGGTAAAATTAGAAGCTGGTGATATTGCT
Coding sequences within it:
- the LOC126676545 gene encoding short chain aldehyde dehydrogenase 1-like; amino-acid sequence: MAGSSLQALIAKRLEGRVALITGGAAGIGETTARLFAKHGAKVVIADINSKLGQSVASQIQSEFKQPVSYVNCDVTNETDVENAVNTAVSLHGKLDIMFNNAGIASRDKRIESVDGDTFRRVMDINVYGGFLGAKHASRVMIPEKKGCILFSASAASLMSGGPYAYTASKHAVVGLTKNLAVELGKFGIRVNCISTIFVPTPLAINGMNLKAEQVQAVSSSIACLKEVKLEAGDIAEAALYLASDESKFISGLNLVVDGAATLAKI